CCGCCAGCACGGCGCGGAACTCGCGCAACAAGCCGGCCAGCACATGGCCGCGCTGCGGCTGGGTGGCCAGGGCGCTGGCGGGCAGGCCGCGTCGCACCCATTGCAGCACCAGGGCCACCAGCACGAACAGGCCCGCCACGGCGAAGAAGGGGGTGCGCCAGTCCAGGTGGTCGGCGGTGTAGCCGCCGGCCCAGACGCCCAGCGCAAAGCCGACGATCTGGCCAATCAGGAAGCGCGCCAGCACGGCCTGGCGGCGCTCGTAGGGCACCACATCGCCGATCCAGGCCATCGCCAGCGGGATCACCGCCGCCGCGGTGGCGCCGGCCAGCAGGCGCCCCAGCAAGAGGCTGGCATGGCCCTGGGCCAGCGCACAGGCCAGCGAGGTGAGGGCCGAGGCCACGCAGGCCCAGCCGACCACACGGTACTTGCCGTAGCGATCGCCCAGCGGCCCGAACAGCAGCTGCGCCAGGCCATAGGCCACCGCGAACACGGTGATGACCTGCGAGGCCTGGCCCAGCGTGATGGCGAACTCCTGCGCCAGCCGCGGCAGCAGCGCGTCGGTGAGGCGCAGCGAGATGCCGCTGGCCATGGCGGCAAGGGCCAGGCCGACGATGGCCAGGGCGGGCACCGGGGGCGAGGCGGCGGGGCGGGAGGAGCCGGTGGAATGGGCCTGGGGCTGCGCGGGCATGGCCCATTGTCACCAGACCGGCCGGCCCGGGCTGGCGCAGGGCTTTGCCGCGCGCGGCCCTGCCCGCCTCAGGGGCCCGCGTGCCGCAGCGTCTGCACCAGCATGCGCTGCAGGCTGTCCACCGCCTTGGAGCCCTTGGAGGCCTGGCTGCGGTAGACCGCCACCTGCATCGGCTCCAGTGGGCCCAGGCCATGGGCCAGGCCCAGCACCTGCAGATGCGCGGGCGCGCTGCACTGGGTCAGCGCCGCGATCGCCAGGCCGCTCTCCACCGCGGCGATCTGGCCGGCCAGGCTGGAGCTGTTGTAGACCACCTTGTAGGGTCGGCCCTGCAGAGCCAGCGCATGGATGGCGCTGCGCCGGCCCAGGCTGGCTTCCTCGTAGACGGCGATGGGCAGTGGGTTGCGGCTCCAGACCTCGAACTGCGGCGCGCCCACCCAGACCATGGGCTCGTGGAAGAGCAGGGTGCCGCGACGGGCGTGATCGCGCGAGACCAGGGCCAGGTCCAGCTCGCCACTGGCCACGCGCGGGATCAGCGAGGTCGATTGCTCGCAGTCCAGCTGGATCTCCACCCCACCATGGCGCGGCGCAAAGCGCTTCAACACCGGGGTCAGGTAGCGGCTGGCGTAGTCGTCAGGCACGCCCAGGCGCACCACGCCGGCAATCGCCTCGTCGCGCAGGGCGGCCTGGGCCTCGGCCTGCAGGTCCAGCATGCGGCGCGCATAGCCCAGCAAGGTCTGACCCTCGTGGGTCAACTCCAGCTGCCGCGGGCCGCGCTGCAGCAGCCGGCAGCCCAGCGCCGACTCCAGCTTCTTGAGCTGCATGCTCACCGCCGATTGCGAGCGGCTCACCTCCAGCGCCGCGCTCGAGAGCGAGCCGGCATCGACGGTGGCGACAAAGCATTTCAGCCAGTCGATCTGCAGATCGCGCATGGATTCGATAAACGCATGGATTGGCGTCGAATTATGCGCTTTGCGCGGCGCCAGCGCGCCGGCACAGTGCGCGGCATGAAACGCAGCAGTAGCACCCCGGCCACGCCCGGCCCCATCGATGCACGCGCCCTGGGCGTGATGACCCTGCTGTGCCTCACCTGGAGCCTGCAGCAGATCTCGCTGAAGGCGGTGGCCGACCAGGCCAGCCCGATGCTGATGGTGGCGCTGCGCTCGCTGGTGGCCCTGCTGCTGCTGGCGGCGCTGATGGCCTGGCGCGGCGAGGCGCCACAGCGTGCGCGCTGGCGGGCGGGCCTGCTGGCCGGCGCGCTGTTCGGGCTTGAATACCTGCTGGTGGCCCAGGCCCTGAAGCTGACGCAGGCCTCGCATGTGGTGATCTACCTCTACACCGCGCCGCTGTTCGCCGCACTGGGGCTGCACTGGCGCCTGCCGGCGGAGCGGCTCGCGGCGCTGCAATGGATGGGCATCCTGCTGGCCTTCGCCGGCATCGCCCTGGCCTTTCTGGGCGGCCGGCATGGCGGCGCGGCGGCGGGCGGCATGGCGCCGCTGGGCGATCTGCTGGCGCTGCTGGGCGGTGCGGCCTGGGGCGCCACCACGGTGACGATACGCTGCTCGGCCCTGGCCGCCGCGCCCGCCACCGAGACCCTGCTCTACCAACTGCTGGGCGCCTTTGCCCTGCTGCTGCCCGGCGCCTGGCTGAGCGGGCAATGGCAGTTCCAGCCCTCGGCCCTGGTATGGGCGCATTTCGGCTTCCAGAGCCTGGTGGTCTCGTTCGCCAGCTTCCTCACCTGGTGCTGGCTGTTGCGCCGCTACCTGGCCTCGCAGCTGGGCGTGTTCGCCTTCCTGACGCCGCTGTTCGGCGTGCTGCTGGGCGTCTGGCTGCTAGGCGAGGCCCTGGACCCCGGCTTCATCGCCGGCAGCGGCCTGGTGCTGGCCGGCATCGCGCTGGTGAGCGGCCACGCCGGCCTGGCACGCCGGCTGGCGGGGCTGCGCGAGCGCAAGGGTCGGGCACTGCCGGCCTAGGGCCTGTTAACACTACGTCGATGGGCCGCGAAGGCTCGCCTCAGCGGGCCAAGCTAGGCGCAGCGCGCCGCCCGCACTCACGTGCGGGCCAGCGTTGCAACGACGCGTGGCCCGCTGAGACGAGTCTTCCCGCAGGGTTGTGGCCAGAAAGACCGCAGGCCGCGTTGCAAATCCTCGCCGGGTGTCCAACCCGGCTGCGGTTTGCGCCTTGCCTGCGGCCTTTCTGGCCGACAACGCGACCCATTGGCGTAGTGTTAACAGGCCCTAAACCGGCAGCAGGTAGACGTCCGCCGCCGCGCGCTCCGCGGCGCTATGGCCTTGCAGGGCCTTGTCCCATGCCGGATCGCCGGCGTCGTGGCTCGCCGCCAGGCCCTGGATCATGTGGCCGGTCTCTTCGGTGCTGGCGTCGAACTCGGCCACCAGTTCGCGGTCGTCAAGAAACAGCCGCGCCACCATATAACCGCCCGACTCGATCACCACCAGATAGCGCGCGGGCTTGCGCTGGTGGGTGTTGCTGTGCGGGCGGGGTGCCTCGCTGCCGAAGTTCTGGCTCATGGTGGGGCCATCTTGCCATCCGCCCTAGTCGCTGTCCATCAAGAGCGCCGAGAGCGCCGCCGCGTCCAGCACGGTGGCCTCCTCCTGCCCCGCCAGAATGCCCTCGGCCAGGCCGCGCTTGTCGCGGTGCAGCTCGATGATGCGCTCCTCCACCGAGCCGGCGGTGACCAGGCGGTAGACGGTGACCGGGTGCTGCTGGCCCATGCGGTGGGCGCGGCCCATCGCCTGGTCTTCGGCGGCGGGGTTCCACCAAGGGTCGACGATCAGCACATAGTCGGCCATGGTGAGGTTGAGGCCGAAGCCGCCGGCCTTGAGGCTGATGAGGAAGACCTCGCCCTCGCCGCGCTGGAAGGCCGCCACGCGCTGGGCGCGCGCCGCCGCGGGCGTGCTGCCGTCGAGGTACTGGTAGCGCACGCCCATCGCGTCGAGGCGCTCGGCCAGCAGCTTCAGGTAATCGGTGAACTGGCTGAACACCAGCGCCTTGTGAGCGCCGTCCACCAGCTCGCGCACCAACAGCTCGAACTCGCCCAGCTTGGCGCCCACCAGGCCCAGCTCGGGCGCCACCAGGCGCGGATCGCAGGCGGCGCGGCGCAGGCGCATCAGCTCGGCCAGCACCTGGATGGCGGGGCCGCCGCCCTGCTGGCCTTGAGCGGCCGCGGCCACGCTGGCCTGGGCATCGCGACGCAGCGCTTCGAGAAAGCTGCGCTCCTCGCCGCCGGGCTGCACCAGGTGGACGATCTCGGTGCGCGGGGGCAGGTCTTGCAGCACCTGGGCCTTGGTACGGCGCAGCAGGAAGGGCGAGACCAGGCGGCGCAGGCGCTGGCGCGCGGCCGCGTCCGGCTGCTCCTTGCGCTCGATCGGGTTGGCAAAGCGCTCGGCGAACTGCGCGGCCGTGCCCAGCAGGCCCGGGTTGATGAGCTGCATGATGGACCAGAGATCGGCCAGGCGGTTCTCCACCGGCGTGCCCGAGAGCGCGAGCCGGAAGCCGGCCTTGAACTCGGCCACCGACTTGGCGCGTTTGGTGGCGGCGTTCTTGAGCGCCTGGGCCTCGTCCAGCACCAGGCTGGCCCAGTCCTTGGCGGCGAACAGCTCGGCGTCGTTCTGCGCCAGCGCGTAGGAGGCGATCAGCACATCGCCGGGGCCGGCCGCGGCGATCTGGGCGGCGCGTTCGCCCGCACTGCCGTAGAGCGCCAGGTTCAGGCCCGGCGCGAACAGCTCGCCCTCGGCCAGCCAGTTCGCACATACCGAGGTGGGCGCCAGCACGAGGGCCGGGCCCTGGGCGGCGCGCGCGATCAGCAGCGCCAGGGTCTGCACCGTCTTGCCCAGGCCCATGTCGTCGGCCAGGCAGGCGCCCAGGCCGGCCGCCGCCAGGCGCGCCATCCAGGCATAACCCTCCTCTTGATAGCCCCGCAGCTCGGCGCGCAGGCCCGCTGGCACAGCGGGCTGCAGCGCAGCGGCGGCGGCCAGCGCGTCCATGCGGGCGCGCCAGGGGGCGTCGCCGGCCAGCTGCATCTCGCCCAGGGTTTCATCCAGCCAGCTGGCGCTGGCGGGGGGCAGCTGCAGCTGGTCCTTCCTGGCCACGGCCAGCGCGTCGAGGTCGCGCAGCTGCTGGCGCAGCTGCTCGCTCAATGCCAGGTATTCGCCCTCGGCCAGGCGCACATAGCGGCTGCGCGAGGCGCGCGCCAGCTGCATCAGCTCCTGCAGGCCCAGCACGCGCTGCTCGTCCAGCTGGGCCTCGCCCTGCAGGGCCAGCCAGTTGCGCGCGCTGCTGACCTGCACGCGCACGCCGCTGCTGGCCAGCGCGGTGACGCGCAGCGGTTTGCCCTTGGGCCAGTCGAGCGCGGCGATGCCGGGCAGGCCCGGCAGCAGCTCCACCGCGCGCAGCGCCTCCTCGGGCTCGGTGAGCAGCCAGGGCAGGTCGGGCGGCAGCTCGGGGTCCAGGAAGGGCATGGCCTCCAGCACCGCGCGGCGATGTTCCACCTCGGCGGCGAGGTCGCGCTCGGTCGCCAGGCTCAGGCCCTCGTGCATGCACAGCAGGCGCGCGCGGCCCGCGCCGGGCGTGACGGCGGGGCCGAAGCCGCCGAAGGGCTGGGCCACCAGCTGCAGCTGCAGGCCCTCGCCGAGCGGGCTCAGGCGCGCGCGCAGGCGGCTGTCGCCCGCCACCGCGCGGCCGGCGGCGGCATCGCTGTGCAGCTGGAAATGGCCGCTCAGCACCTGCAGGGCCGCGCCCAGCTCGGCCTGCGCGCTGGCGGGCACGGTCCAGCCCTGGTTCACCAACTCGGCCACGCGGCGCTGGGTGGGGCTGATGCGCAGCAGGCGCGCATGGGCCGGCCCGTCGCGCAGCACGCGCAGGCTGTTGCGCTTGTCCACCTCTGCCTCGTGCCGGCTGCCATACCAGGCGCTCAGCTTGGGCGGCTCGCTGCTGAGCAGCGGCGGGTGGATGTGGAAGGCGTAGCTGGCATCCGCGCCCTGGCGCACCTCCAGCTCGGGCAGGGCCTCCACCAGCTCCACCCATTGGCCGGGGGCATCGGCAAACATCAGCGCCGGATGCCCGACCAGGGCGATGGCGGCCTGGCTGACGTCGAGCTCGTAGCTGTTGGCGGCGCTGTAGATGCTGCGTTCGATATGGCGCAGCACGGCGTTGTCGCGCGCGCTGCTGCTCTGGCCCTGCTTCTTGAGCTTGGAGAGCGTCACCGGCTTGAGCTTGAGTGCCCCACGCGCGCTGCGGCTGCGCTCGAAGGGCAGGATGTCCTGCACGCGGCCCTGGGCGTCGAGCTCGAGTTGCCAGGCCAGCTCGCTGATGCCGGTCTGCGCCGCCTGCTCCTCGGCCAGCTGGGTGATGGCGGCGAGCGCATCGCGCCAGGCCTCGTGCGGCCCGCCCAGCCAGTTGAGGGGTGTTGGCTGGACGCTCAATTTGTGCGTCAGCTCGCCGAGCTCCAGCCGCTCCAGCGCCTGCGCCAGCAGGCAGGCCTGCCAATGCTGCTCGGCCGCCTGCAGGCGCTGCAGCAGGGCCGTGGCGGCGGCCAGCGTCCAGCCCGGCGCGGGCTTGCCCAGCCAGGCGGCCAGCAGCAGGCGGTCGCAGGCCTGGTCGAGCGCGTGGGCACGCTGCTCCAGCCCGGGGATGTAGGCCAGGGCCTGCTCGTCCAGGCCCTCCTCGCCCAGGCGCACGCCGATCGCATGGGCCCATAAGCCCCACCATTCATGCGCCGAGGGCTTGCGCGAGCCCGATTCGGCGATGCAGAACTTGCGCGCCTGCGCCCAGGCGAGCGGGTCGCTCTGCGCCAGCAGGCTCACCAGGTAGAGCCGCGCCAGCTCGCGCTCCAGCAGGCCGCGGCGCTGGCCGCTGGCCTGGCGCCGCACCTTCAGGGCCTGCTCGAACAGGGCCGCGGCCTCGGCCCAGGCGCCCTGCGCCAGGCGCTCGGCGGCCTGCACCAGCGCCAGCCCCGGCTCGCCCTGCAGCAGGGCGCGCGCACCGTCCAGATCCAGCGCCTGCAGGCGGGCCTCGGCGAGCTGCGCGCGCGCCTCGGGGCCCAGCGCTTGCGGCGCAGTGGCCAGGCGCTGCTGCAGCCATTGGCGGATCTGGCCGCGGCGCGCGTCGTCGGCGCTCAGGGTCTTGAGCGCCTGGCGCAGCAGGGTCTCGCTCAGCTCGGCCGGCAGGGCCGCCACCGCGGCCGGCATCCAGGGCTCGGTGAGCGCCGCGGTCTGGACCTCCGCATGGCTCAGCTCGAGCAGCGGGCCGCGCAGCTGGGCCTGGTAGGTGGCCAGGTCCACGCCCGAGTGCAGGAACAGGCGCAGCATGCGCACCGCCTCGTCGGCCGAGCGCAGGCCTATCCACTGCATGGGATGGCGCGCATGGGCCTGGCCATCGCTGTAGACGTAGAGCAGGCGCTGCCAATACTGGCGCGCCGCGGGCAGCAGCAGCAGCGCCTGCAGGCGCTCGGCCTGCGCGCCCGGCGGCACGCCGTAGACCCGGCCGCTGAGCGGCTGGATGCGGCCCTGTTGCTGCAGCTGGCGCAACGCCAGCTGCACGCGCGCCTGGCTGAAGCGCTCGGCGCTGGCGATCTCGCCCTGGGCCTGCAACCACAGCGCCAGCCCGGCCGCACCGCGGCTGCCGCCCATCAGCAGCAGGGCATCGAGGACGGCTTGCAGTTCGGGTTCGGTGGCGGCGGTGCTGGGGTCGGGGTACGGGGACATGCCGGCAGTATGCCGCCCGGTCGCTCAGGGTCTCAGCAGCTCGGCCTCGCTGCGCTTGAAGGCCGCCGACTCGCGCACCTGCGCCAGCTCGGCCCACAGGCGCTTGGCCTGCGCCTCGTTGCCGCCGTAATAGCTGTGCGAGTAGACCAGGAAGTAGGACTTCTCGACCAGGGGCGGGTCCAGCCGCTGCACGCGCTGGGCCCAGCGGGCATCGCGCTTGAGCGCCTCGTCGCCCTCGCCGGTGGGCAGGGCCAGGGCCTGCACGCGGCGCTTCACGAGCTTCTCCAGATTGGCCTCCACGCTGCGCGTGCCTTCATCGACCTTGAGCCCCATGGCCTGCAGCTGCTCGACGATGGAGTAGCCCGAGGGCGCGCCCACCACCAGCTCGCCCTTGGCCGCCAGATGGCGCCCGTCCCAAACCGGCCCCTCCTGCGCCAGCGCGTAGAGGCTGTAGCTCTCGCGGCGCATGCGCAGGCCCTCATCGGGCGCCATGTCGCGCCAGGGAAAGATGGCGAACTGCATGCGGTCGCTGCGGTAGCTCATGCCCAGGGCCGCGTCCTGGCCGCCGCGCTGCAGCTCGGTCTGGCAACGCCGCCAGGGCATCAGGCTCAGCTCCAGCGCCAGGCCCATGCGCGCGGCCGCCTGCTCGATCAGCACGAAGTCCAGGCCCGCCGGCAGCGCGCCGGCGCGGCGCGGCTCGGCCAGGCGCCAGGGGTAGAGCGGTGCCTCGTCGGCACACAGGCGCAAGGGGCGCGCGGCCTCCTGCGCCCGCACACCGCAGCCGCAAGCGAGCAACACCGAGAGCAGAACCCAACGTCGTAAAAGCGGCATGAGCGAGGACATGCGAGCCGTGGCCTGACTTGATGGATGACAGGCTCTTGCTCGCATTCTGCGCGCAAAACCAGGGCGATGGCGCGGCAGGCTCAGGCTATGCTCTGCAGGAACAAAAAGCCAATGACAGGGAGCTTGCATTGAAGGCTGATGAAGTGTTGATCAGCGAACCGACGCGCCTATTTGGCAAGCGCGAGATCGAGTCCACCGTATCGGCGCGCTGGATCATGGCGCTGGCCCTGCTGCTGCTGGCGGCCGGCTGGTTGCCGGTGACCGGCAACGAGTTGCTGGCCTCGCGCATCTTCCCGACCTGGCTGC
This portion of the Paucibacter sediminis genome encodes:
- a CDS encoding DEAD/DEAH box helicase, encoding MSPYPDPSTAATEPELQAVLDALLLMGGSRGAAGLALWLQAQGEIASAERFSQARVQLALRQLQQQGRIQPLSGRVYGVPPGAQAERLQALLLLPAARQYWQRLLYVYSDGQAHARHPMQWIGLRSADEAVRMLRLFLHSGVDLATYQAQLRGPLLELSHAEVQTAALTEPWMPAAVAALPAELSETLLRQALKTLSADDARRGQIRQWLQQRLATAPQALGPEARAQLAEARLQALDLDGARALLQGEPGLALVQAAERLAQGAWAEAAALFEQALKVRRQASGQRRGLLERELARLYLVSLLAQSDPLAWAQARKFCIAESGSRKPSAHEWWGLWAHAIGVRLGEEGLDEQALAYIPGLEQRAHALDQACDRLLLAAWLGKPAPGWTLAAATALLQRLQAAEQHWQACLLAQALERLELGELTHKLSVQPTPLNWLGGPHEAWRDALAAITQLAEEQAAQTGISELAWQLELDAQGRVQDILPFERSRSARGALKLKPVTLSKLKKQGQSSSARDNAVLRHIERSIYSAANSYELDVSQAAIALVGHPALMFADAPGQWVELVEALPELEVRQGADASYAFHIHPPLLSSEPPKLSAWYGSRHEAEVDKRNSLRVLRDGPAHARLLRISPTQRRVAELVNQGWTVPASAQAELGAALQVLSGHFQLHSDAAAGRAVAGDSRLRARLSPLGEGLQLQLVAQPFGGFGPAVTPGAGRARLLCMHEGLSLATERDLAAEVEHRRAVLEAMPFLDPELPPDLPWLLTEPEEALRAVELLPGLPGIAALDWPKGKPLRVTALASSGVRVQVSSARNWLALQGEAQLDEQRVLGLQELMQLARASRSRYVRLAEGEYLALSEQLRQQLRDLDALAVARKDQLQLPPASASWLDETLGEMQLAGDAPWRARMDALAAAAALQPAVPAGLRAELRGYQEEGYAWMARLAAAGLGACLADDMGLGKTVQTLALLIARAAQGPALVLAPTSVCANWLAEGELFAPGLNLALYGSAGERAAQIAAAGPGDVLIASYALAQNDAELFAAKDWASLVLDEAQALKNAATKRAKSVAEFKAGFRLALSGTPVENRLADLWSIMQLINPGLLGTAAQFAERFANPIERKEQPDAAARQRLRRLVSPFLLRRTKAQVLQDLPPRTEIVHLVQPGGEERSFLEALRRDAQASVAAAAQGQQGGGPAIQVLAELMRLRRAACDPRLVAPELGLVGAKLGEFELLVRELVDGAHKALVFSQFTDYLKLLAERLDAMGVRYQYLDGSTPAAARAQRVAAFQRGEGEVFLISLKAGGFGLNLTMADYVLIVDPWWNPAAEDQAMGRAHRMGQQHPVTVYRLVTAGSVEERIIELHRDKRGLAEGILAGQEEATVLDAAALSALLMDSD
- a CDS encoding substrate-binding periplasmic protein is translated as MSSLMPLLRRWVLLSVLLACGCGVRAQEAARPLRLCADEAPLYPWRLAEPRRAGALPAGLDFVLIEQAAARMGLALELSLMPWRRCQTELQRGGQDAALGMSYRSDRMQFAIFPWRDMAPDEGLRMRRESYSLYALAQEGPVWDGRHLAAKGELVVGAPSGYSIVEQLQAMGLKVDEGTRSVEANLEKLVKRRVQALALPTGEGDEALKRDARWAQRVQRLDPPLVEKSYFLVYSHSYYGGNEAQAKRLWAELAQVRESAAFKRSEAELLRP
- a CDS encoding DMT family transporter, with the protein product MKRSSSTPATPGPIDARALGVMTLLCLTWSLQQISLKAVADQASPMLMVALRSLVALLLLAALMAWRGEAPQRARWRAGLLAGALFGLEYLLVAQALKLTQASHVVIYLYTAPLFAALGLHWRLPAERLAALQWMGILLAFAGIALAFLGGRHGGAAAGGMAPLGDLLALLGGAAWGATTVTIRCSALAAAPATETLLYQLLGAFALLLPGAWLSGQWQFQPSALVWAHFGFQSLVVSFASFLTWCWLLRRYLASQLGVFAFLTPLFGVLLGVWLLGEALDPGFIAGSGLVLAGIALVSGHAGLARRLAGLRERKGRALPA
- a CDS encoding LysR family transcriptional regulator translates to MRDLQIDWLKCFVATVDAGSLSSAALEVSRSQSAVSMQLKKLESALGCRLLQRGPRQLELTHEGQTLLGYARRMLDLQAEAQAALRDEAIAGVVRLGVPDDYASRYLTPVLKRFAPRHGGVEIQLDCEQSTSLIPRVASGELDLALVSRDHARRGTLLFHEPMVWVGAPQFEVWSRNPLPIAVYEEASLGRRSAIHALALQGRPYKVVYNSSSLAGQIAAVESGLAIAALTQCSAPAHLQVLGLAHGLGPLEPMQVAVYRSQASKGSKAVDSLQRMLVQTLRHAGP
- a CDS encoding MFS transporter gives rise to the protein MPAQPQAHSTGSSRPAASPPVPALAIVGLALAAMASGISLRLTDALLPRLAQEFAITLGQASQVITVFAVAYGLAQLLFGPLGDRYGKYRVVGWACVASALTSLACALAQGHASLLLGRLLAGATAAAVIPLAMAWIGDVVPYERRQAVLARFLIGQIVGFALGVWAGGYTADHLDWRTPFFAVAGLFVLVALVLQWVRRGLPASALATQPQRGHVLAGLLREFRAVLAGPWSRLVLLAVFCEGAALYGAFAFVASHLHQRFALALSFVGALVMLFALGGLGFALGARQLVQHLGETALVRWGSLLMAGALLAVALAPSWWWAMPACLVMGLGFYMMHNTLQTRATQMAPERRGAAVALFASCFFLGQSLGVGAAGLAVEALGTSWLLALGAAGVLLVGWNFNRQRLALQSRLGLQA